TTCTGCTTTCACGTTGTCTTCCGAGCTCTCTTTCATGGCTGGAAAAGGCGAACTCGcgtctttcttcatctttttcctttgccTCTACCCATCTTTGGAGGAGCAAACGTGGGTCAAGTCCGGTTACTTCTACGCCGGCAGCGAAATCCCGGTCTCGGACATCGATTCCTCCTTGTTCTCTCACCATATGCGCTTTTGCTTCCATCGACTCTTCGGCCCATCCGCTCTCCTTCAACTCCTCCTTTGAGCAAATCTTCTCCACCTTCACGAGCACCGTGAAACGCAAGAACCCTTCGATCACCACGCTGCTGTCAGTGTGGGCAGGCGGAGAGGATCCTTCCGCTTTCGCTTCGATGCTCGGCGAGTCTTCTTCAAGAAGGTCCTTTATCGAATCCACCATAGAAAAGGCAAGGCTTTATGCGTTCAGTGGGATTGATCTCTTTGGGGTCTGGCTCGGTAGGAGCATTAACATTACCAATTTGAGTGTTCTTTGGGAGAGTGGAGAGATGGAGTAGATGCCGAATCGAGGAAATCCGGGAAACCTCGGTTGCTGCTAGCGATGGTGTATATTGTCAGTCCATTGTTGACTCTCTGAGTTTCCCACTTGATTCAGTTCAGAGATATTTGGACTGGGTTCACCTAATTGCTTACGATTACCATCTCCCCACCAGGGAAAAGTTTGCCTCCCTCATGCTGCTTTATTTGACCCCGCAAGCCATAACAACACAGACTTCTGCATAACTTGGTTGCTGACTAGAGGATTTCCTGCAAGAAAGCTGGTGCTGGGCTTGCCCTACCATGGCTATGCTTGGCAGCTCGAGGATTCGAGCGGCGATGCCATTGGCCATCCAGCGGTGGGCCCTGCTGAGACGGCAGATGGGGCATTTGCATACAAGGCCATCAAATCATTTATCCAAGATTTTGGTTACGGAGCCAGTTCTGTTTATAATGGTACATATGTTGTGAACTTTTACAGCAAGGGGTTGGTATGGATCAATTTCGATGATGTGGAGGCCATTCGAGCCAAAGTAACTTATGCCAAGGAAAAGGGGCTTCTTGGTTACAGTGTGTTTCAGATTAACAGCGATCAGAACTGGGTTCTTTCCAGGACAGGTTAGGATAAGTACCTCAAAGGAATTCTTGATGACggttttaaaatattattgtatTGAAAATGTAGAACTAAATGCAATTCATGGACTTAACTGCCTTGTCAGCTCAAGAAGCCGGTGAAGATCAGCAAGAAAGGCGATGGTTCTGGCTAGTTACGCTTTATTTCGATTGCTATAGTTGTTCTCCTTATATTTGGCCTGATATGCTACTTTACAGAGGAGAACATTGAAATCAGAAGGTACATTTTCTAAAGTTCACTGGCGGATTGCTATATCTCTGTGGTAATTGGGAACATTGACTCAGGATTCAGCAAACATTctagatttattttctttgtgttGATTCTCAGGTATTTCAGGTGTAATAAAAGGATTTAGTAGGCAATTGAAGACTATGGTGTAAAGGTGAAATTCTTGAGAGCAGAGCTCCTAAACTGCAAAATTTGGGTATGCCACCTCAGAGCGGCAACTGATAACTTCTCGAGTGAAAAATAAGATTGGAAAGGGTGGATTTGGACCTGTTTACAAGGTAGGCCTTACTAAAGCTAATGATTTGCAAAtatgatttccttttttgtttcattttggtAAATCATATGAAGCATGATTAAGTGCCAGATACGGTCCTTGCTCAATAACATGTGTTTGTAGTGTTCAAATGTGAGCAAGGAAAAATAACTCACCCCCTTTTTCACCTCTTTTGCTCAAGAATATGTGGTCTTTTCCGTGTATGGACTTGACTTAATACTGAGAATGTAAAAAAGTAATGGACCTTCCTACCATTGCTACGAGAGAGCAGATATTTCCATATGTTGATTGAAGGTATGTCAGCTTTATCTCCAGCAGCTAGCAGCTGGTTAGTTTATACTCACAATTTCAATCACTTAGTTGGAATCAACCAGAGAGTACATCCCATTAAGGTACATGTCCCCTCTAATTAAGCAGAAAGATTTGGCAT
This genomic stretch from Eucalyptus grandis isolate ANBG69807.140 chromosome 3, ASM1654582v1, whole genome shotgun sequence harbors:
- the LOC104438847 gene encoding LOW QUALITY PROTEIN: uncharacterized protein LOC104438847 (The sequence of the model RefSeq protein was modified relative to this genomic sequence to represent the inferred CDS: inserted 3 bases in 3 codons; deleted 2 bases in 2 codons), with amino-acid sequence MAGKGELASFFIFFLCLYPSLEEQTWVKSGYFYAGSEIPVSDIDSSLFSHHMAFASIDSSAHPLSFNSSFEQIFSTFTSTVKRKNPSITTLLSVWAGGEDPSAFASMLGESSSRRSFIESTIEKARLYAFSGIDLFGVWLGRSINITNLXCSLGEWRDGVDAESRKSGKPRLLLAXGVYCQSIVDSLSFPLDSVQRYLDWVHLIAYAALFDPASHNNTDFCITWLLTRGFPARKLVLGLPYHGYAWQLEDSSGDAIGHPAVGPAETADGAFAYKAIKSFIQDFGYGASSVYNGTYVVNFYSKGLVWINFDDVEAIRAKVTYAKEKGLLGYSVFQINSDQNWVLSRTAQEAGEDQQERRWFWLVTLYFDCYRFSKHSRFIFFVLILRAATDNFSVKNKIGKGGFGPVYKGKLPKGRDIAIKRLSKTSKQGLEEFKTEVMLAVILQHVNLVRLLGFCTDRKERXLVYEFMPNKSLDFHLFDPIRKYSLDWVKRVHIIEGITQGLLYLHEYSNFTIIHRDLKASNVLLDDEMNPKISDFGMAKIFKKDDVEANTSRIVGLSVYGYVPPEYVRKGIYSMKYDAYSFGVLLLEIICVALLCVQEKAGDRPSMLEVSSMLKNEFSAVNFPKKPAFSIKKDEDEDKGMTSACSRRQCIQSMMHRFLNCFSLIIPAGQLEQNRAKRSDCRWLLADRQVKRWLRLANGQVLPYGLDLLKTMVGGTGTSLHG